ATTCGTATCATAGTTTTGATTTCTTCCTTAAGCCCACTGATGAAGCTAGACACAAAATATTCCTCATCTAGGTGTTGATTCCTAATTATCATGAGAGTCTTAAGTTCCTCAAACTTTTCCTGGTATTCCTCTACTTTGCCAGATTGCCTCAGCTTATTAAATTCCTCCACTATATCCCTCCCATTTCTGCTATCAAACCTCTTATACAGCAACTCCTCAAAAGTTCCCCAAGATATTCCTGGTCGTTCCAATTTAATTCCCTGGAACCAGTTATCAGCCTTTCCTTCCAGATACATTTCGATCACCTCTACTTTCTGATCCTCAGGGATCTGGTAACTCAGGCAGTATTTATTACATTTTCGAATCCATTCCCTAGGGTTCTCACCAGCAAACATGGGTAAATCAATTCTAGGAGGATTTGATATAAAGATCTTGCTTGTTTCCTTCCTGGCGGTCCTGTAGAAATCAGCTCCTACTGTCAACCTTTGATTTAGCGGAGGCGTGGGTAATAGAGGAGTCTGCTCCCTTCTTATTCTGTCCTCTTCAGAAGTAGCCTTGTCTCTGCTGATCATTGATCTCATGAAGGCACTGAACTCTTGCTTCATTTCCGCCAGCAGTCCTTCCATCCTCTTGTTGTTTTCTTCTAGCTCTGTACGGAACTCCGTCTGTAACTGCTGCTGCTGCGATTGCGAAGACTGCAGACTTTCTACTACTTCTTGGATTCTGATTTCTTGCTTTCTAATTTGCTCCTCGAGTGTCTTGAACCTGGTGCTCTCCGCCATAGCCTCTGTTGTTATCCAAGAATCCGgcctgctctgataccaattgtcaggCTACGGACTCCATTTCTGTACTGGATTGGGGAATTGGTTCAGAAATTGGGGAAGAAGCTTTCAGAGAGATAGAGGAAAGAGATGAAGAGATGAGCGGGAGAAATTAGAGAGAGAAAGTAGGAAAGAGATAATGAAATTCTGTTAAATCTGTTGGATGCTTTTCTGGCCAATCCAGAGCCTACAAATAGGACAGACAACCGACTCAATTAATTCTTGTAATTGAACCTGTTAATGCTTCCTATGGCGTCGTTCCTTTTATTTCCTAGTTATGCGACGTTGTCACACTTATTCTGCACTATCAGACCTAATTTGCACAATTGAAATGGAAACGGTATCGTTTGATACAATTTGGGCGCAATATTTAGTTCCCTGACATCTAATCAGATTTCTAGAGCATACAATTGGTCAGATGACTActttttgatatatgtaaaaaaaatttaggaacTAAAAAATCCATGACGGAAAATTTGATAGGGTAATGATATGTGAAAATCGAATCAATAAAATTGTACTAGTGTTAAATGTTCaaataaaaataggaaaaagaggaagattatgttattcttttttttttttaactttttctatTCCTCAAATATTTTAAGGACTActttgatatatgtaaaaaaGTTTAGGAACTGAAAAATCCATGATGAACGTTGAAAAGAGGTATAGGAGCAAAtacattaaaattaaaaaaatagaacTTGTGGGACTCTGTAACACTTTAAAATAAATATGAGGACTAAAGCTGCAAATCCCTCTATTGAGAAAaatttagggttaattacatttacctcccctgaggtttgaccatattaccaatcaatccctaTAATTTGTTcaaataacggtctcaccctttgaatgatcaaacatttaacaaaaacccccttaatgccgaaaatgcccttattgaggccatgttgcattaaaaaaagaacatatttttattttattaaccctgaaacaatccaaaaaaatagaaaaaagtttttgtttattattttataaaaatcatatctttgcttccataaatagttttgaatcaataattattttaaatcttaaaaatgaatattaaaaattagataaattgaaagaaaaattaaaaaagaagaaattattttaattcctggAGTATGGTTCAAATTGAGGAAAACATGCCTTGTGCTCTCCGCAACATGCCTTGAACCACAAATTCGAACCATActtgaggatttaaaataattgcttcttttttatttttctttcaatttatctaatttttaatattcatttttaagatttaaaataattattgattcaaaactatttatggaagcaaagatatgatttttataaaataataagcaaaaacttttttctattattttggATTACTTGAaggttaataaataaaaatatgttctttttttaatgcaatatggcctcaaaaagggcattttcggcattaaggggatttttgttaaatgtttgatcattcaaagggtgagaccgttatttagacaaattacagggattgattggtaatatggtcaaacctcaggggaggtaaatgtaattaatccaaaaatttattGGATTAAATGCTGATTATCTAGAGTTTAAATTGCACCGATCttgtcaaaaataaaagaaaataaaagcgaagtagacagtaACAGCCTTCAGCCGGAAAAAATGGATACGCTTGGCGGCGATAGAGGCGGCGATGGCCAATTCCGGCGCTCTTCAACCCGAATATCTAGAGCTCCCCTCAtcaaacacataagcaactcaAGAAAATTCTCTATCCGccgctcctcctcctcctctgctTCGGTGGAACAAATTCAAACCTCGGAAACCACCGAAATTCCACCGCCTTTtgtttcttcatcttcttcaccATTATCAGCAACTTTGATCGGGTATAATGAAGATATTCTGCTACAAATTCTCCCATATTTACCCCCAAAATCCCTCCTCCGCTTCCAATCCGTCTCCAAGAAATGGCTCTCGATCATCTCCAACCCCACCTTCCGTCGTCTCCACCTCCGGGTCAATCCCACCACCGCCACTTCCGCCTTCATTTTATTCCGAAAGATAAAAAACATGGCCCCGGAGCTCAATTTCATCTCTTCCCACGAAGATTATGTGAATCCCATGGGTAACATAGTTTCtaatttgaataatttgttTGAAAATGCTGATATTCTTGGCTTACATTCTTGCAATGGGTTGTTATGCGTCAAGTTTTGCTTCAATTATGATAGTATAGAATTTGTTGTTTATAATCCTACTACCAATAAGTATAGGCTGATTCCTAGGCTCAAAAAGATTGTAGAAGAACGGTTGTTGCAAACTTCAGTTGTTAATATTGCTTTTGACCCCTTGAATCCTGCCCAGTACACGCTTGTTTGCGTGATAACAGACCATTTTGAGAGTGAGTACCGGTTCATTGTGTATTCGTCTGAAACTGGTTTTTGGAGGGAGAGTGTAAAGAGATTGGATATTTATACTGAAAAATATTACTTTGATAGAGGGGTGTTATGGAATGGCGGTCTTCATTGGGCTACCCAATGGGGTTCTACTGTTTGCTTTGATATAGATCATGAGTGCGTGAGGTCAACAATGCCTAATCTTCCAGCATTGTATGATGATTCTTCGGAAGTTTGCTATTTTGGAGATTCAGGAGGGGAATTATATCTCATTAGTGTTAGTATGCCCCGGAAGACGGTGTTTAATGTCTTTTCTCTGAAGATGGACTATTCTAAGTGGGATGTGAAGCATCGGATTGATCTTACTCTGTTGAGTATTTTTTACCCATTGGTTGTTGATGAAGAGCTTGATCCTAACGAGTTTGGTTTCCACATACTGCATTATGTTGTGGACAAGAACAGAGGGAATGTAATGGTTGTGCTATCAATGCATCGTAAAATCTTTTGTTATGATATCAATGATCTGACTGTCAAGGAGCTTGCCAACATAGAGCCCAAGGAGGTGTCTTATCGGTGGATGGAAACCTCAAAGTACTTGCGGAGGGATGCCTCAAAATACATGTGGAGAGAAGCCTACCAACATGTTGAGACGTTGGCCTATATCTAATTGGGTTGCAGCATTTTGGTATATGCAGCTGCAACTTGATAATTCTGTACTTGGCTGACCTTTAGTTGTTCTTAAGGTATGAAAATCTTGTATAGTTTGGAGATCATCAAATGTTAGTTAtgccattatttttcttttagatgTATCAGGAATAGCACATGTTATGTGTTGGATTATTCTCATTATCTTCTTGTTGCAATTCCCTTCTTACAGTAATTGATTATAGAGGCTCCAGGAATTAATGTTTCAAGGTTTACCAATACCTTACATTGTGCAAAGGTTGAATTTGTATTGTTTTTTGGCAAAGATCCCTTATCATATTTGCAAGGGTCTTGTGGGAGTTTTCAGTTATGGATGGATTAAGAAATAGATAATTTTCTTTTCAGGTGTGCATCTCAAGAATTTTGTGCGGATGCACTTGTTTTTGCATCAGAAGATATTACATGCTAGTAGTATCAATTTCTAATGAAGCTTACACATAACACTGAAAGACCATGAGAGTTGAGGACCTTGCTGCTTTAACGGTTTCACCTCAATTCTATGCTTGCATCTTAGTATGCTCAAGTTCAAACTGGTTGAAGCTGTTCTTGATTAGAGCATGACTGATAAATCTGCTCGATCATGTTAACTCTTGCTTCCAGTGGACTTCTTATTAAAATCATGACATGCTAAAAGattattgcttttttttttttttaaatgtttttaATAAAAATCACATTCATGAATAATCTGCTTATCAAAAAAACAGATACTTGGAAACAAATTCATACTTGCACTCTGCAGATACGACCTAGAAATTCAACGTGTCAAGATTAGCATTAGATGATAGCACTTCTGTCCATTTATATGTCGACTATAATcacaaaattatttatttttattaaatttgaCATACAAGCAAATCTTCTCTTGTAGTTAAACTGAATATTTTGGCACAACTGGGTTTATTGCGGTTTATTAGGTCAAAGAGTCTACTTGAAAGAAAGATTATTCCTAGATATTGTAGCTAATCACAAGCAACTTCTCCAAGTTGCTCAAAAATCGACCGCAGGCATCGACAATTACTGCAAAAGGTCATTGATCTAGTTAAACAAATGTATAGTTCAGTAGCCTAATAGATGACAAGCTTTGCATAACAATCAGTATTAGGACATGATATATGATATTTCATTGTTGTTATACTGGTACATGCATGATTAGGTGAGAACGCTATAAAATGCCAAGCACAACTGCTGGTTGAACGCAAAATATCTGGACAACTTCAAATAGTTTGGAATGATGGCCCTAACCTCCCCTAAGTTATTGCTGTTCTCTTGTTCTGATTCATTTAAATCTTAAGCTTTGGCGCTGTGATTTCATTTCAATCCTTATGCCGAGATACTTTGTTGTTCTAGAATTCAGAGACTAGAAGGTTCAACTTAACTGTGCTTTGTTCAACTTGACAGTGTTTATGCTCTGGTATACTGCACTTCCGATATCTTAAGCACACAAactgttcttcatttttctaattttctgtgATCTAATGTTAAGCATTTCTTATGCAACATGATGGCATTATCTATTTTCTTGCCTGCTGCACCTTTGATCCTGTTTAAACAGGATAACATgtccttttgaaaattttggataagGTGCAATTCTGGCTGCTAGACTGAGTAGAATTAGCTTTCGGCATTTCATGACTGCTACCACTAGTATTATAGCCAGTGGATGATTTCTTTTAATATAGTTTTTAGTAGTGGGCAGTACTATGCTACTACTTTGCCTAGGATCTACTCAGTCGCCCCAGGAAACAGTTCATATTCTTGGAATTTTCCAATCTCTAGTTTCACTTTCAACTTTATGGTAATAattattaaataaatatttcaacCACCGGCTCAGGTCTGGTTTAAGAATGCCAAAATGTTGCTAAATTTGGTCAAAAGAAAACTTGAATCTACTGGATCTCATGTCTCTTGCTTAAATTAGATACTTAGAATCTGAATTGTAAATGCTTATGAGTACCCTTGACACATCTGAGGCTGCAAATGAATCGAGCTCAATCGAGTAGCTGGCGATCTTGCTAGGtcaaaactcgagctcgacttgcATTGCCTGAGTTTGAGCAGTTCGCGTTGTTtgacgagtcgagttcgagcgtTGTTtgacgagtcgagttcgagcctAATATGTGAAACTCGAAATTCTGTCGAATTTAATTGAGTTCAATCAAACTTCACAATTGCACATACGTACAcacatattaatttttttttatttattagtatgAAATGTCTATTTCATtccttatttaaaattatataaagtATAAATTGATATTTCTTAAGCTCGATTGAACTCGAGTTAAGCTCGATTGGACTCGATTTGGATGAGCTTGAGCTCGAACTTGAATACGACAAAATAAAATCGATTTCGAACTTGAACTTGAGTTTGACTTTCAAGAGCTCGATGAGTTTGAACTCAAGGTCAAACCCAAGTTtttgagctcgactcgactcaatTTACATAGTTACGTCATCAAAACAACACCATTTTTACCAACTTTTGGCGATTGGAGATCACTCAAACGTTAGCGAAGGATATGTTTGAAAGTGTTCTATGCACAGACTATATTGGTTTTTGGTTCGTACTATGGTTCACAAATAAGAGAATTATTACTATTTATTATGTGAGAAAAATTATTAATGGGATATGGAGTTTACATAAAATCGAAATTGAGTTGCCTTTGGTCGAGTTAGGCTCAACCTAAACTAGGCTCAACTCAAATTCAAATAATTTATACATTATATGTTcaaaataaatgtatatttttagAATATACTAATCTTAAagcattaatttttttaattatatataatttataattgataaaatcaataataatacctagtaaatatataaatactttttacttatatattacatataaaatttaaaaacttgaaaTGTATATGGTTTCCAATGAACCCAACTAATTAAGCCCAAATGATAGGTTTAATTGCGAGATATAGACCGGACTAGGCTAAACCAGGTGACAATGAGTCGAGTAACATGACGTGTGATATGTAGGATAATGGATGGTGATTAAATGAAGATCAAATTGTGTGTTGATTGGTCAATTTTCTATTGTAGATGGCTTTTAAATAGTTAATGTTTCAAAGTTTTCTTTAATGTGTGCCATATTTGTAAAATATGAACAATT
The Coffea arabica cultivar ET-39 chromosome 6c, Coffea Arabica ET-39 HiFi, whole genome shotgun sequence genome window above contains:
- the LOC113693393 gene encoding F-box protein At5g07610-like, translated to MDTLGGDRGGDGQFRRSSTRISRAPLIKHISNSRKFSIRRSSSSSASVEQIQTSETTEIPPPFVSSSSSPLSATLIGYNEDILLQILPYLPPKSLLRFQSVSKKWLSIISNPTFRRLHLRVNPTTATSAFILFRKIKNMAPELNFISSHEDYVNPMGNIVSNLNNLFENADILGLHSCNGLLCVKFCFNYDSIEFVVYNPTTNKYRLIPRLKKIVEERLLQTSVVNIAFDPLNPAQYTLVCVITDHFESEYRFIVYSSETGFWRESVKRLDIYTEKYYFDRGVLWNGGLHWATQWGSTVCFDIDHECVRSTMPNLPALYDDSSEVCYFGDSGGELYLISVSMPRKTVFNVFSLKMDYSKWDVKHRIDLTLLSIFYPLVVDEELDPNEFGFHILHYVVDKNRGNVMVVLSMHRKIFCYDINDLTVKELANIEPKEVSYRWMETSKYLRRDASKYMWREAYQHVETLAYI